From a single Nicotiana tomentosiformis chromosome 2, ASM39032v3, whole genome shotgun sequence genomic region:
- the LOC104106700 gene encoding uncharacterized protein isoform X1 — MEAAKRKRNSAEYEDDEYETFRPPPPSSAASNGGIDLSLLEALEKSQQNPVEALDLKTVKKFVLSFERRLKENIAARLKYPDQPEKFADSEVELHEEIEKLKIVAGGPEFYPELVNLGTVASITSLLNHENTDIAIDVVGLLQDLTDEDVLEDNDEPAQVLVDALVENNALELLVQLLGKLSDSDPDESAAIYSILATIENFIEVKTSVAELVCERTKLMKWLLTRIKVREFDGNKQYASEILAILLQSSTGNQKRLGQLNGVDALLQAVAMYKSKDPKSPDEEEMVENLFDALCCLLMPLENKERFVKSEGVELMIIIMNQKKMCYGSAIRALDFAMTNYPPACERFVDVMGLKTAFPAFMGKIPLSKKNKKRYKEELEERLVSLVASLFGGILRGSRRDRLLSKFVENECEKIDRLMELYMRYSNRVKLEAERFDQLELDDLEMDEDEKYNRKLGAGLYTLQLIAVILGHLWTSEHPRIRARIELLLKQQKLTKQDVKDILQEYHDNIGDLEGPEEKERAQSKIQRFISAF; from the exons ATGGAAGCAGCAAAACGCAAGCGAAACTCTGCCGAATATGAAGATGATGAATATGAAACCTTCAGACCGCCGCCGCCATCCTCCGCCGCGTCAAACGGCGGCATTGACCTATCACTACTCGAAGCCCTAGAAAAATCTCAACAAAACCCCGTGGAAGCTCTCGATCTCAAAACAGTGAAAAAATTCGTCCTTTCATTCGAACGACGTCTTAAGGAAAATATTGCTGCCCGTCTCAAGTACCCGGACCAACCCGAGAAGTTCGCGGATTCCGAAGTCGAGCTCCATGAAGAAATCGAAAAGCTTAAAATCGTCGCCGGAGGCCCAGAGTTTTACCCGGAACTTGTCAATCTCGGCACCGTTGCTTCAATCACCAGCCTCCTCAATCACGAAAACACGGATATCGCTATTGACGTTGTCGGCTTATTACAAGACCTAACTGATGAGGATGTTCTCGAGGACAACGACGAGCCGGCGCAAGTCTTAGTTGATGCATTGGTCGAGAACAATGCATTAGAATTACTCGTTCAGCTTCTAGGAAAATTATCCGATTCCGATCCCGACGAGTCCGCCGCCATTTACAGTATACTCGCGACTATTGAGAATTTCATCGAAGTGAAAACCTCGGTGGCTGAGCTCGTATGCGAAAGGACGAAGTTAATGAAGTGGTTATTGACAAGGATAAAAGTTAGAGAATTTGATGGAAACAAGCAGTATGCATCGGAAATTTTGGCGATTCTGCTGCAGAGCAGCACGGGGAATCAGAAGAGATTAGGGCAATTGAACGGCGTGGATGCGTTGTTACAAGCTGTGGCAATGTATAAATCAAAGGACCCTAAGTCGCCAGATGAGGAGGAGATGGTGGAGAACTTGTTTGACGCGTTGTGCTGTTTGTTAATGCCGTTGGAGAATAAGGAGAGGTTTGTGAAATCTGAAGGAGTAGAATTGATGATCATTATAATGAATCAGAAGAAAATGTGTTATGGGTCGGCTATAAGGGCTTTAGATTTTGCTATGACTAATTATCCTCCAGCATGTGAGAGGTTTGTGGATGTAATGGGGTTAAAGACTGCTTTTCCAGCTTTCATGGGTAAG ATACCTCTGAGCAAAAAGAACAAGAAACGCTACAAAGAAGAACTGGAAGAGCGTCTTGTATCACTAGTTGCTTCCTTATTTG GAGGAATCTTGAGAGGTTCTAGAAGGGATAGATTGTTAAGTAAGTTTGTGGAGAACGAGTGCGAAAAAATTGACAGGCTTATGGAACTCTACATGAG ATATTCCAATAGAGTGAAACTTGAGGCTGAACGGTTTGACCAGCTAGAActtgatgatttggag ATGGATGAAGATGAGAAGTACAATAGGAAGTTAGGAGCTGGACTTTACACTCTTCAG TTGATAGCTGTTATCCTGGGTCATCTTTGGACCTCTGA GCATCCTCGTATCAGAGCAAGGATTGAACTTTTGCTAAAGCAACAAAAGCTGACTAAGCAAGACGTAAAAGATATACTTCAG GAATATCATGACAACATAGGAGATCTGGAAGGGCCAGAAGAGAAGGAGAGGGCACAATCCAAGATTCAAAGGTTCATCTCGGCCTTTTGA
- the LOC104106700 gene encoding uncharacterized protein isoform X2, producing the protein MEAAKRKRNSAEYEDDEYETFRPPPPSSAASNGGIDLSLLEALEKSQQNPVEALDLKTVKKFVLSFERRLKENIAARLKYPDQPEKFADSEVELHEEIEKLKIVAGGPEFYPELVNLGTVASITSLLNHENTDIAIDVVGLLQDLTDEDVLEDNDEPAQVLVDALVENNALELLVQLLGKLSDSDPDESAAIYSILATIENFIEVKTSVAELVCERTKLMKWLLTRIKVREFDGNKQYASEILAILLQSSTGNQKRLGQLNGVDALLQAVAMYKSKDPKSPDEEEMVENLFDALCCLLMPLENKERFVKSEGVELMIIIMNQKKMCYGSAIRALDFAMTNYPPACERFVDVMGLKTAFPAFMGKIPLSKKNKKRYKEELEERLVSLVASLFGGILRGSRRDRLLSKFVENECEKIDRLMELYMRYSNRVKLEAERFDQLELDDLMDEDEKYNRKLGAGLYTLQLIAVILGHLWTSEHPRIRARIELLLKQQKLTKQDVKDILQEYHDNIGDLEGPEEKERAQSKIQRFISAF; encoded by the exons ATGGAAGCAGCAAAACGCAAGCGAAACTCTGCCGAATATGAAGATGATGAATATGAAACCTTCAGACCGCCGCCGCCATCCTCCGCCGCGTCAAACGGCGGCATTGACCTATCACTACTCGAAGCCCTAGAAAAATCTCAACAAAACCCCGTGGAAGCTCTCGATCTCAAAACAGTGAAAAAATTCGTCCTTTCATTCGAACGACGTCTTAAGGAAAATATTGCTGCCCGTCTCAAGTACCCGGACCAACCCGAGAAGTTCGCGGATTCCGAAGTCGAGCTCCATGAAGAAATCGAAAAGCTTAAAATCGTCGCCGGAGGCCCAGAGTTTTACCCGGAACTTGTCAATCTCGGCACCGTTGCTTCAATCACCAGCCTCCTCAATCACGAAAACACGGATATCGCTATTGACGTTGTCGGCTTATTACAAGACCTAACTGATGAGGATGTTCTCGAGGACAACGACGAGCCGGCGCAAGTCTTAGTTGATGCATTGGTCGAGAACAATGCATTAGAATTACTCGTTCAGCTTCTAGGAAAATTATCCGATTCCGATCCCGACGAGTCCGCCGCCATTTACAGTATACTCGCGACTATTGAGAATTTCATCGAAGTGAAAACCTCGGTGGCTGAGCTCGTATGCGAAAGGACGAAGTTAATGAAGTGGTTATTGACAAGGATAAAAGTTAGAGAATTTGATGGAAACAAGCAGTATGCATCGGAAATTTTGGCGATTCTGCTGCAGAGCAGCACGGGGAATCAGAAGAGATTAGGGCAATTGAACGGCGTGGATGCGTTGTTACAAGCTGTGGCAATGTATAAATCAAAGGACCCTAAGTCGCCAGATGAGGAGGAGATGGTGGAGAACTTGTTTGACGCGTTGTGCTGTTTGTTAATGCCGTTGGAGAATAAGGAGAGGTTTGTGAAATCTGAAGGAGTAGAATTGATGATCATTATAATGAATCAGAAGAAAATGTGTTATGGGTCGGCTATAAGGGCTTTAGATTTTGCTATGACTAATTATCCTCCAGCATGTGAGAGGTTTGTGGATGTAATGGGGTTAAAGACTGCTTTTCCAGCTTTCATGGGTAAG ATACCTCTGAGCAAAAAGAACAAGAAACGCTACAAAGAAGAACTGGAAGAGCGTCTTGTATCACTAGTTGCTTCCTTATTTG GAGGAATCTTGAGAGGTTCTAGAAGGGATAGATTGTTAAGTAAGTTTGTGGAGAACGAGTGCGAAAAAATTGACAGGCTTATGGAACTCTACATGAG ATATTCCAATAGAGTGAAACTTGAGGCTGAACGGTTTGACCAGCTAGAActtgatgattt GATGGATGAAGATGAGAAGTACAATAGGAAGTTAGGAGCTGGACTTTACACTCTTCAG TTGATAGCTGTTATCCTGGGTCATCTTTGGACCTCTGA GCATCCTCGTATCAGAGCAAGGATTGAACTTTTGCTAAAGCAACAAAAGCTGACTAAGCAAGACGTAAAAGATATACTTCAG GAATATCATGACAACATAGGAGATCTGGAAGGGCCAGAAGAGAAGGAGAGGGCACAATCCAAGATTCAAAGGTTCATCTCGGCCTTTTGA
- the LOC104106699 gene encoding protein DJ-1 homolog D, whose translation MANQKRVLLLCGDYVEDYEVMVPFQALLAYGVAVDAVCPGKKAGDICRTAVHQLSGHQTYSESRGHNFALNATFDEIEATRYDGLVIPGGRAPEYLAMNESVLDLVKSFANSKKPIASICHGQLILAAADVVRGRKCTAFPAVKPVLLAAGAHWEEPETMASCTIDGNLITGPTYEGHPEFIRLFVKALGGRIVGSGKRILFLCGDFMEDYEVMVPFQSLQALECHVDAVCPKKKAGDKCPTAVHDFEGDQTYSEKPGHDFTLNANFESADASSYDGLVIPGGRAPEYLALDDAVIKLVKEFMESKKPVASICHGQQILSAAGVLKGKKCTAYPAVKLNVVLGGGTWLEPEPIDRCFTDGHLVTGAAWPGHPEFISQFIALLGVHVKF comes from the exons ATGGCGAATCAGAAAAGGGTTCTCTTACTATGTGGAGATTACGTTGAAGACTACGAG GTGATGGTACCGTTTCAAGCTCTGCTAGCCTATGGAGTAGCCGTTGATGCAGTTTGTCCAGGCAAGAAAGCCGGTGACATTTGCCGTACTGCTGTCCATCAGCTTTCTGGTCACCAG ACATATTCAGAGTCCCGGGGACACAATTTTGCTCTTAATGCAACCTTTGATGAAATAGAGGCTACAAGGTATGATGGCTTGGTTATTCCAGGAGGACGTGCTCCAGAATATCTAGCCATGAATGAATCTGTGTTGGACTTGGTGAAAAGTTTTGCCAACTCTAAAAAGCCAATTGCCTCTATCTGTCATGGACAATTGATCCTGGCTGCTGCAGATGTGGTCAGAGGTCGAAAGTGCACAGCTTTTCCTGCTGTGAAACCGGTACTTCTTGCTGCTGGTGCCCATTGGGAAGAACCAGAGACGATGGCTTCATGTACCATCGACGGTAATCTTATCACCGGACCTACTTATGAAGGTCATCCTGAATTCATCCGACTCTTTGTCAAGGCACTTGGTGGCAGAATAGTTGGTTCTGGTAAAAGAATCCTATTTCTGTGTGGG GATTTCATGGAAGACTATGAAGTGATGGTACCTTTTCAGTCCCTCCAAGCTCTTGAATGCCATGTTGATGCTGTTTGCCCCAAAAAGAAAGCTGGTGATAAATGCCCCACTGCTGTGCATGATTTTGAAGGTGACCAGACTTACAGTGAGAAGCCAGGTCATGATTTTACCCTAAATGCCAATTTTGAAAGTGCGGACGCTTCAAGCTATGATGGACTTGTAATTCCTGGAGGCCGAGCTCCGGAATATCTTGCCCTGGATGATGCTGTTATTAAGTTGGTAAAGGAATTTATGGAGTCCAAAAAACCAGTTGCATCAATCTGCCACGGGCAACAGATTCTATCTGCTGCTGGCGTTCTCAAG GGGAAGAAGTGTACTGCATACCCTGCTGTAAAACTTAATGTTGTTCTGGGAGGGGGAACATGGTTAGAACCAGAACCAATAGATCGTTGCTTCACCGACGGACATTTAGTGACAGGGGCAGCATGGCCAGGTCATCCAGAGTTTATTTCTCAGTTCATAGCATTGCTTGGAGTGCATGTAAAATTTTGA